In the genome of Mangifera indica cultivar Alphonso chromosome 9, CATAS_Mindica_2.1, whole genome shotgun sequence, the window TGATTACAAAGGGCAAAACTGTTGAATAAAGAACACAACCTACCAGCAAGACCCCGTCCAACACTTTTTGAATCCGTGAGGCAAAGATAAGCAGTTCCATTGCATCTTCCACAAAATGCTCAGGCATACAAGCAAATTCCATTGGGCAAGTTGATGGCAAAGGCATTTTAAATCCACCAACCAGGTCAACCAACCAAACCACCATTAATCGATAGAACGAAAGTGCATGCTGAATAAGATCTGGAtcctttgaaagaaaaataaaacaaataaaatatatgacaaAAATGTCAGTAGGAGAGAGAATTTCTGGTTGAACAAGGCATAGAAACtacgaaaaaggaaaaaaaaataaaagtttggcaACCAATAATTtaatggggaaaaaaaaacttaaatggGGGATATTCTGGCACACAAACTAAAAGGCAAATAATAGGTATGCATCTGACACACCAGATCAATTGACGCACCAATAAACCTTATTGGCATGACCATATTCCAAAATAATATGATTCAAACCTTGGTCAAATTACTCCAATGCTCAACAAGAGTTAAAAATTCAACAGAAAAATGTAAATGTTATTAACCAACACAGAGGTTCAAAGGTACCACAGGAGAGTAAATACACTGCGAGTGTTTTTGTATGGGTTGAGAGGAGAGGAAAAAAGAGACATGATATACCCTTAAAATCTGAGCCTCGTAACAAAGTTTTTCCTGTGAGTACAATTCAGTTTCTTCCTCAATTCGTTTTATATCCAGCTTCAATTGTGGAGTCAGCGTCTGCCCTTGCATGGCTCTTAAAGTGGCAAGTGTCTCTTCAGCTCTTGAAATGTCCtggataaaataaataattaataagttatttTCCTATTCGTCTGTACTGCAATGCATACttaaataagttaaaacaaaaaaaagagttctgaaagaaataattttgtattcaaCACTTCCCCATGTAGAAGCCATGCAAGCAATATACCTGAACTAGATGCTTAAAGTCAGAAAATGCTTTTAGCAGGCCCAAGTTGAGCACCCTTGCAGTCATAAAGAAACATTCACAGATAAATGTATATTTAGATTTTCCTGCACCGACATTTGATGTTAGCTTCACATTCTGGAGAGAATGTTCAGATGCAAAGCTGCTGGAACTGGTGGCTTCTTGAGATCGTAGCAATCGATTCTCACCATCACTATATAGTCCAGAGACATCTGTTTTCCCAGGACTATCTTTATTAATCCATTGAGCAACTTCTTCTGATGATGCATGAAGAGCAGTCAACTCTCTGATATAGATTCAAAAAATGATTAGAAACATCAGCAGTTATTACATGTATAAtcagataaagatgaaaataattgttttctaCAGATAAGGCCCTCACTTTAGATCCAAACGACAACCGTAGAAAACGTATTTGGGATCAATTTTATCCCTTTTAGTTAAATTTGCATCTAAGAATGGATCACAAAGCCGAAGCATGACAGCACTAAGGTTGACAAACATGCCAGAACTTGCACAGGATAGCGGTTCAACCTAAGAAACATGTTGCATAAGATGCGTGTTAAGGAAGATTGAAGagagtaattatataataatgacatcAAGGAAGGAAAAATAACCTGAATATGGGCCCTggaagaatttttatttatcacctCTCCAAGATACTCAAGAACGTGCTCCCTTGTCTCTGTATTTTTCAGAAGAGCGAGAACAACATCTCCAAGATCCTTATATAAACCTTTCATTACTGTTTTTATCATGGTAAAAGACGATGACAGATCTGCTTGTCGACGAGTTGAGGCATCAGAGAAACACTGCTGGCTGGTGATTGCAAAGAGACAATTGATACATCAATAACAAACCCTTCTTCCACAGAAAACATTGCGTCCACAACCAGTCAAATAAATTGGTTCAtaagtaaataaagaaaaacattcaCAACACTTAACAAAACAAACATCAAGTTAATAAGTAAAACCTCAAATTTTCCATCTTTGATTTCTTCCCAAGTCAGAACAAAAAACGCCAGCATTTTGAGTGTTCACTCCAactcaaaaacttaaaaaatgctAGTTTAAAAAGAGTTCAAAAGTATCACTCACCCAACATCAGGCTGGCTCTTGAAAATAGTATGATCAGGCAAAGCGCTGACATGAAAAAAGGGACCCAAAATACTTGTCATCTCTATAACTCTCCCATTCATATAAACACTCTTGGGAATCCACCACGGATGATTCACCAAACTCTTAGCTCCAACTGGAAAACTAATCAAATACAACAATGCCCTCAATGGCTGCTGAAAATTCCCCAATGCAGAAACATTCAACACACTTCCCCTCAAATTCTCATATAACCCTCTCAAAATCGGGTCCAAACTATCCCAATCAGCTTCATCAAAGAATTCCTTCAAAAACCCCGGAGGACACTGAGCCCCACTACCACCGCTACTACTTCCTCCAAACCCGTCCATTCCTCCTCCGACCTCCGAAAATATCAATGGCAACAACGGCGAAACATTGGAAACATTCGGTTTATTACTCTTCATCTCATCACTGCCACCAAAACAATCCGGATTCGCTAAATGAATTCTACAATAAGAAACCAAAAGCTTCTTCGCTTGTCTGAACACCGACTCCAATTCGCTACGTACTTTCTTATCCTTCATATTGGCTATCTTCTTAAGTTGCTCATGAGCGCGCCGATACGAGTTGATCAAATAAGTAAACGCCGGTTCGGCCGCGGGGAAGCTGCCGGAAAGCCGGTCGATAAGAATCCTCTCCATCAAATCACAAGACAGCTTTAGGTCTCTCCCTTCACTAAGGATTTCGGCGGCGGTCAATTCGAGGTAGACGATTCGAGCATCGGCAACAGGATCGGCGGCGTCGGTCAACCGGACGAGGAAGATTTTGCGGAGGATTATATCCTCGATTTCTTCCAGCGACCTCTGCGGCTTGTGCGTTGACATTGCGCTCCGATGTTAGTATTTTTGagttcagatttttttttatttctcggGATACAAACGGAAATTGAGGGAAATTGAGAGAGAAAGTAAGGGGTTTTTAGGTTATCGATTCAGTGACTGATGGATgaattggagaagaagaaattttgagAGTGAAACTACGACGTCGTTAAGAATTGTACAAGAAAAAGATAACTCAGGTAGTTGTAGTTTACTTGATAATCAATCCAGGGA includes:
- the LOC123224884 gene encoding probable ubiquitin conjugation factor E4, whose amino-acid sequence is MSTHKPQRSLEEIEDIILRKIFLVRLTDAADPVADARIVYLELTAAEILSEGRDLKLSCDLMERILIDRLSGSFPAAEPAFTYLINSYRRAHEQLKKIANMKDKKVRSELESVFRQAKKLLVSYCRIHLANPDCFGGSDEMKSNKPNVSNVSPLLPLIFSEVGGGMDGFGGSSSGGSGAQCPPGFLKEFFDEADWDSLDPILRGLYENLRGSVLNVSALGNFQQPLRALLYLISFPVGAKSLVNHPWWIPKSVYMNGRVIEMTSILGPFFHVSALPDHTIFKSQPDVGQQCFSDASTRRQADLSSSFTMIKTVMKGLYKDLGDVVLALLKNTETREHVLEYLGEVINKNSSRAHIQVEPLSCASSGMFVNLSAVMLRLCDPFLDANLTKRDKIDPKYVFYGCRLDLKELTALHASSEEVAQWINKDSPGKTDVSGLYSDGENRLLRSQEATSSSSFASEHSLQNVKLTSNVGAGKSKYTFICECFFMTARVLNLGLLKAFSDFKHLVQDISRAEETLATLRAMQGQTLTPQLKLDIKRIEEETELYSQEKLCYEAQILRDPDLIQHALSFYRLMVVWLVDLVGGFKMPLPSTCPMEFACMPEHFVEDAMELLIFASRIQKVLDGVLLDDFMNFIIMFMASPNFIRNPYLRAKMVEVLNCWMPRGSGSSSATATLFEGHQMSLDYLVRNLLKLYVDIEFTGSHTQFYDKFNIRHNIAELLEYLWQVPSHRNAWTQIAKEEEKGVYLNFLNFLINDSIYLLDESLNKILELKEIEAEMSNTTEWEQRPAQERQERTRQFHSQENIIRIDMKLANEDVSMLAFTSEQIVSPFLLPEMVERVASMLNYFLLQLVGPQRKSLTLKDPEKYEFRPKQLLKQIVHIYVHLARGDAQNIFPAAISGDGRSYNEQLFGAAAAVLRRIGEDGRVIQEFVELGAKAKAAASEAIDAEATLGEIPDEFLDPIQYTLMKDPVILPSSRITVDRPVIQRHLLSDSTDPFNRSHLTADMLIPDEELKARIVDFVRSQELKRRGAGLNIQSMEDRIQTTSDEMLID